The Scomber japonicus isolate fScoJap1 chromosome 8, fScoJap1.pri, whole genome shotgun sequence genome has a segment encoding these proteins:
- the ltc4s gene encoding leukotriene C4 synthase produces MLDESVGLGIVTVLAVLEQAYFSLQVIYARRKYSVSPPATTGPPEFERVFRAQANCSEYFPIFITILWTSGVFFSPGLSSVCGLMYLYGRFCYFRGYSASALERLAPLYFSAKVLWVLIGFSAVGVFLSFCRFYLQTDVMRQLATALDL; encoded by the exons ATGTTGGACGAGTCGGTCGGACTCGGCATCGTCACCGTACTCGCCGTCCTGGAGCAAG ctTACTTCTCTCTCCAGGTGATTTATGCCAGGAGGAAGTACTCGGTGTCTCCGCCTGCAACAACAGGACCGCCGGAGTTCGAGAGAGTCTTTCGAGCCCa AGCGAACTGTTCGGAGTATTTCCCGatcttcatcaccatcctcTGGACGTCGGGAGTCTTCTTCAGTCCAG gtctGTCCTCAGTCTGTGGTCTGATGTATTTATACGGACGTTTCTGTTATTTTCGGGGATATTCGGCGTCTGCACTGGAACG gTTGGCTCCTCTGTACTTCAGCGCTAAGGTTCTCTGGGTTCTCATCGGGTTCTCCGCTGTCGgtgtctttctgtccttctgtcgGTTCTACCTGCAGACGGATGTGATGAGGCAGCTCGCCACCGCCCtcgacctctga